The DNA segment TTGCTTTACCCTTGCTTCGTAATTTGTCGCCATATCTTTTACAGATATGTCATCAGCCCCTTTTAAGGCATTAAACTCATCTAAAATTTTATTTGTATCAGCTGTAATTATCTCATTCATTCTATTTGCTGCCGTTGCGTTTGAGCTTAGTGCGTTACTTGCTATTTGAGCCACTCTTTCATTGCCTCTTGCGGCGGTTAAAAAGTCGCTTTGATTTTTTGTTATCTCATCATTTTTAAAAAATAGATTTTGTGCTGTATCTACGGCGTCTTTTGCTAAATTTACGCCCTTTTGCGTCCACTCTTTGCCTTTTTGCATTAGCTCATTCTGAGCGTTAAAATCATCTACCTTTTGCCCTGCTTTTTCTAGCTCCTCTTTTGCAACACTGGCTAAATATGAGCCGTCGTTAATATTTACTCTTACGCCCATTTCATCAGCTTGTTTTAAAAACTCATCTAATGCCTCTTTACCACCCATTTGAGCTTGTAACTCTTTTAACGCTCCACCTACATTTTGTTCTCTTAATGTCTTTAAAATAGGCATATAATCAGCTGCTTTACTTATTGCTTCGGCTGAAATTTTACCGGTCGCTTTAAAGCTTTTAATAGCTGGGTTTAAAAGCTCAGCAAGTCCAGCCCCTAAGGCTTCGTTACTAGCTCCGCCAACACCTGCTTTTATAGCTTCGTTTATTTTAAACTCGCCGTCTGTGTTGGCTGTGTTTCTTGTATAATCCGCTACCGCGCCAGCTCCACTACCAACTGCTCCATACGTTAAAGCTCTTGCTGTTGCTGGTGCTAATAAACTTCTTACCGCTCCCCCTGCTACCGGGCTTTTTGTCGCAAGTGCAACCGCCGTGCCACCAAGCGAGCCTACTAACTCGTTAGCATTAGCCCCCAAAAGGTCTAAAAAATCAGGCGTAATATCCTTTATCTCGCCATTTTTTAGCTTAACGCCGTATTTTATCTCGCCGTTATGAGTTGCCATAAACGGCTCATAGCCTAGCTCTTGCGCCGTTTTTATAAAAATATCTTTTGTTCTACTAGCGTCCGCTTTTCTTTCATCATCGCTTTTAAAAAGTCCGCCTAGTGCAAAAGTGCCATAAAAACACATTTTTTAATGGCAAACTAAGAAAAATTAAAAATGATTAAATCCTTATATAAATTTGCTGAGAACGTTAGCAAATGATGATATTAACAATGAATTTATCGCCAATAGTAAAAGAGACACCAAATAATCTATTTAATAAAATTTATGCACCAACGATAAAAGATATAAGCGACGCAAGTCCTGAGCAATTTATAAAATCAAAAAAGCAAATAACAAAAGCAGCCCAAAAAAGAAAGTTAAAAATGTATAAAAATTAAGTTAAAAAGAATAATAATTTAACGCAAAAGCTTATTGAAGTTGGTTTTATATAATTAATAAAAAAATAGGACTGCAATCAAAATTCTAAAATAATAATTATGGCATTAAGAGCATTAAAATATAAAATTTATATTCTTTTTTACTGTCTTATGCTAAAATTCATTCAATCATAGATATTTTTTAAAACGCATGGAGATATTATGTCAAAATCAATTTGTTTTTTTAATCATAAAGGCGGAGTAAGCAAAACCACAACAACCTTTAATATTGGCTGGCAACTAGCAAATATGGGAAATAAGGTTATGATGGTCGATTTGGATTCGCAATGTAATCTTACAGGAGTTGTTTTAGGATACAATGTTTGCAAAGAAGATGGAGATTTAGAAAATTTTTACCAAAACAAAAATAATCTTACCATGGAAGATATTGTGTCGGCCCTGATAAGCGGGGATTCTGCTGAAGCGTTTGTAAATTCCAACAAAGGAGTTTTGACTTCAACAGGAAATGAAGATTTATTTTTATTGCCGGGACACCTAGATGTGTCAGACTTAGATTCACAGATTAGCGTAGCTTTAAAAATAGCACAGGGTGTTCCTGCAACTAAAAAAATACCGGCTGGATTGCCTAAAATCATTACTCTTTTGGCTAATAAATATGGGATAGATTACATTTTATACGACCTGAGCCCAAACGTAGGTGGCTTAAATGAGGTAATTTTAATGTCTAGCGATTATTTTATTGTGCCAACATCTCCAGACTTCTTTTGCTGGCAAGCCGTGGGATCACTAGCAAAAAATATAAAAAAATGGCACGAAGAAATTGAATATTTTAAAAAAATGAACGGATTTTCTGAGGATAGAAGCTACGCGATAAAAAATTGCCCTAAATTCTTAGGAACCATACAACAAAGATATAGACCAAGAAATGGCAGTCCAGCAAAATCTTTTGAAAATTGGATATGTAAAATTAGAGAAGAGATTAGCGATAATTTGGTCCCGGTATTAAGACAAAAAAATTGTATAGCAGACGAGACTAAAATAAAACAGGTTTTGTCTCAATATGAGCTAGAGCCATATGATTTGGCACATATTGCGGACTTTAATTCATTAATTGCAATCAGCCAAGAATTTCAAGTGCCGGTCTATGCTCTTACTAGGGAACAAATAGCAAGCACAAATCAATTTGGGCACGCTTTAAACACAATGGAAGCGAACAAAGAGTCATTTA comes from the Campylobacter mucosalis genome and includes:
- a CDS encoding ParA family protein, which gives rise to MSKSICFFNHKGGVSKTTTTFNIGWQLANMGNKVMMVDLDSQCNLTGVVLGYNVCKEDGDLENFYQNKNNLTMEDIVSALISGDSAEAFVNSNKGVLTSTGNEDLFLLPGHLDVSDLDSQISVALKIAQGVPATKKIPAGLPKIITLLANKYGIDYILYDLSPNVGGLNEVILMSSDYFIVPTSPDFFCWQAVGSLAKNIKKWHEEIEYFKKMNGFSEDRSYAIKNCPKFLGTIQQRYRPRNGSPAKSFENWICKIREEISDNLVPVLRQKNCIADETKIKQVLSQYELEPYDLAHIADFNSLIAISQEFQVPVYALTREQIASTNQFGHALNTMEANKESFNAEFKALAQRVIDLT